A region from the Cannabis sativa cultivar Pink pepper isolate KNU-18-1 chromosome 9, ASM2916894v1, whole genome shotgun sequence genome encodes:
- the LOC115722407 gene encoding uncharacterized protein LOC115722407 isoform X2: protein MTRQDKNLERGLTRKHTIIHYHYSLSNFLLLLLLLHPTPNAFPPSLLLLLPLITTKMPILFTSTPTHISFLSHLCKCNPTTTDATLSLSSSSFSSLLNPLRRKIRLPICFSSSSTSSSSEVFERRPDREAAAAAAAARALEETSAASSEALRQARRSADWKAAKSYNDDRRIYEGRIEGFNNGGLLIKFRSLVGFLPYPQLSPSHFFKEPRRTPQDVARSLIGSLIAVKVIQADEENRKLIFSEKEAVWSKFSDQVDIGDIYEGKVGSVEDYGAFVHLRFPDGLYHLTGLVHVSEVSWDLVQDVRDILSEGDDVRVKVLSIDRQKPRMTLSIKQLEEDPLLETLDKVIPQDGADGSDSLNTSSISNIEPLQGLETIFEELLKEDGVYDVRITRQGFEKRVVSQDLQLWLSNAPATDEKSTLLARAGRQVQEIQLTTSLDQEGIKKALQRVLERIP, encoded by the exons ATGACACGCCAAGACAAAAACTTGGAAAGAGGACTGACCAGAAAACACACCATTATCCATTACCATTATTCATTATCcaatttccttcttcttcttcttcttcttcatccaaCTCCAAATGCTTTCCcaccttctcttcttcttcttcttcctctcatCACAACCAAAATGCCCATCTTATTCACTTCCACTCCCACTCACATTTCCTTTCTCTCCCACCTCTGCAAATGCAATCCCACTACCACTGATGCCACCCTCTCACTCTCTTCTTCATCATTTTCTTCTCTCTTAAACCCACTGAGGAGGAAGATAAGGCTGCCCATTTGCTTCTCCTCCTCCTCCACCAGCAGCAGCAGTGAGGTCTTTGAACGCCGCCCTGATAGAGAAGCTGCAGCTGCAGCAGCAGCTGCCAGAGCACTTGAAGAAACCTCTGCAGCCTCCTCAGAGGCACTTAGACAAGCTCGG AGGTCTGCTGATTGGAAAGCAGCAAAGAGTTACAATGATGATCGGCGAATCTATGAAGGCAGGATCGAAGGTTTTAACAATGGAGGATTGCTGATAAAATTTCGTAGTTTAGTCGGGTTTCTCCCATATCCTCAATTGAGCCCTTCACATTTTTTTAAAG AACCACGCCGAACTCCCCAAGATGTGGCTAGAAGTTTAATCGGTTCACTTATAGCGGTGAAG GTGATTCAAGCTGATGAAGAGAAcagaaaattgatattttccGAAAAGGAAGCTGTTTGGTCTAAGTTTTCTGATCAAGTTGACATAGGAGACATTTATGAAGGAAAGGTTGGTTCTGTGGAGGATTATGGTGCATTTGTTCACTTGCGATTTCCCGATG GTCTTTATCATCTCACTGGACTAGTGCATGTTTCCGAGGTTTCGTGGGATTTAGTACAAGATGTAAGGGATATTCTTTCCGAGGGCGATGATGTAAGGGTCAAAGTCCTTAGTATTGATAG ACAAAAGCCGAGGATGACACTGTCAATCAAACAGTTAGAAGAAGATCCACTTCTTGAAACATTGGATAAAGTAATACCGCAG GATGGAGCAGATGGTTCTGATTCTTTAAATACGAGCAGTATTAGTAATATCGAACCACTTCAAGGACTCGAAACAATTTTCGAAGAGCTACTAAAGGAAGACGG CGTATATGACGTGAGAATTACTCGCCAAGGATTCGAGAAACGGGTGGTTTCACAAGACCTACAGCTTTGGCTTTCCAAT GCACCTGCTACCGACGAAAAGTCTACTCTTCTTGCTCGTGCCGGAAGACAG GTTCAAGAAATACAACTGACAACATCACTCGATCAAGAAGGTATCAAAAAGGCGTTGCAGCGAGTTTTGGAACGAATACCATGA
- the LOC115722407 gene encoding uncharacterized protein LOC115722407 isoform X1 yields MTRQDKNLERGLTRKHTIIHYHYSLSNFLLLLLLLHPTPNAFPPSLLLLLPLITTKMPILFTSTPTHISFLSHLCKCNPTTTDATLSLSSSSFSSLLNPLRRKIRLPICFSSSSTSSSSEVFERRPDREAAAAAAAARALEETSAASSEALRQARRSADWKAAKSYNDDRRIYEGRIEGFNNGGLLIKFRSLVGFLPYPQLSPSHFFKEEPRRTPQDVARSLIGSLIAVKVIQADEENRKLIFSEKEAVWSKFSDQVDIGDIYEGKVGSVEDYGAFVHLRFPDGLYHLTGLVHVSEVSWDLVQDVRDILSEGDDVRVKVLSIDRQKPRMTLSIKQLEEDPLLETLDKVIPQDGADGSDSLNTSSISNIEPLQGLETIFEELLKEDGVYDVRITRQGFEKRVVSQDLQLWLSNAPATDEKSTLLARAGRQVQEIQLTTSLDQEGIKKALQRVLERIP; encoded by the exons ATGACACGCCAAGACAAAAACTTGGAAAGAGGACTGACCAGAAAACACACCATTATCCATTACCATTATTCATTATCcaatttccttcttcttcttcttcttcttcatccaaCTCCAAATGCTTTCCcaccttctcttcttcttcttcttcctctcatCACAACCAAAATGCCCATCTTATTCACTTCCACTCCCACTCACATTTCCTTTCTCTCCCACCTCTGCAAATGCAATCCCACTACCACTGATGCCACCCTCTCACTCTCTTCTTCATCATTTTCTTCTCTCTTAAACCCACTGAGGAGGAAGATAAGGCTGCCCATTTGCTTCTCCTCCTCCTCCACCAGCAGCAGCAGTGAGGTCTTTGAACGCCGCCCTGATAGAGAAGCTGCAGCTGCAGCAGCAGCTGCCAGAGCACTTGAAGAAACCTCTGCAGCCTCCTCAGAGGCACTTAGACAAGCTCGG AGGTCTGCTGATTGGAAAGCAGCAAAGAGTTACAATGATGATCGGCGAATCTATGAAGGCAGGATCGAAGGTTTTAACAATGGAGGATTGCTGATAAAATTTCGTAGTTTAGTCGGGTTTCTCCCATATCCTCAATTGAGCCCTTCACATTTTTTTAAAG AAGAACCACGCCGAACTCCCCAAGATGTGGCTAGAAGTTTAATCGGTTCACTTATAGCGGTGAAG GTGATTCAAGCTGATGAAGAGAAcagaaaattgatattttccGAAAAGGAAGCTGTTTGGTCTAAGTTTTCTGATCAAGTTGACATAGGAGACATTTATGAAGGAAAGGTTGGTTCTGTGGAGGATTATGGTGCATTTGTTCACTTGCGATTTCCCGATG GTCTTTATCATCTCACTGGACTAGTGCATGTTTCCGAGGTTTCGTGGGATTTAGTACAAGATGTAAGGGATATTCTTTCCGAGGGCGATGATGTAAGGGTCAAAGTCCTTAGTATTGATAG ACAAAAGCCGAGGATGACACTGTCAATCAAACAGTTAGAAGAAGATCCACTTCTTGAAACATTGGATAAAGTAATACCGCAG GATGGAGCAGATGGTTCTGATTCTTTAAATACGAGCAGTATTAGTAATATCGAACCACTTCAAGGACTCGAAACAATTTTCGAAGAGCTACTAAAGGAAGACGG CGTATATGACGTGAGAATTACTCGCCAAGGATTCGAGAAACGGGTGGTTTCACAAGACCTACAGCTTTGGCTTTCCAAT GCACCTGCTACCGACGAAAAGTCTACTCTTCTTGCTCGTGCCGGAAGACAG GTTCAAGAAATACAACTGACAACATCACTCGATCAAGAAGGTATCAAAAAGGCGTTGCAGCGAGTTTTGGAACGAATACCATGA
- the LOC115722384 gene encoding 15-cis-phytoene desaturase, chloroplastic/chromoplastic — MSQWGSVSATNFSSHQSRIFEFPNVGTVPRCCFSLSSKKMASLAFGSNQFMPPGRILKKKKGVLPLKVVCVDYPRPELDSTVNFLEAAALSASFRGSPRPAKPLKVVIAGAGLAGLSTAKYLADAGHKPILLEARDVLGGKVAAWKDDDGDWYETGLHIFFGAYPNVQNLFGELGIDDRLQWKEHSMIFAMPSKPGEFSRFDFTDALPAPLNGIWAILRNNEMLTWAEKVKFAIGLLPAMVGGQPYVEAQDGFTVKDWMRKQGIPDRVTDEVFIAMSKALNFINPDELSMQCILIALNRFLQEKHGSKMAFLDGNPPERLCMPIVDHIQSLGGEVRLNSRIQKIDLNDDGTVKKFLLTNGSEIEGDAYVFATPVDILKLLLPENWKEIPYFKKLDKLVGVPVINVHIWFDRKLKNTYDHLLFSRSPLLSVYADMSVTCKEYYNPNQSMLELVFAPAEEWISRSDSDIIDATMKELSKLFPDEIAADQSKAKILKYHVVKTPRSVYKTVPDCEPCRPRQRSPLEGFYLAGDYTKQKYLASMEGAVLSGKFCAQAIVQDYELLAARGQRILAEAGSR, encoded by the exons ATGTCTCAGTGGGGTTCTGTTTCAGCTACTAACTTCAGCTCCCACCAGAGTCGTATCTTCGAATTTCCAAACGTAGGAACAGTACCCAGATGTTGTTTTTCATTGAGTTCCAAAAAAATGGCGTCTTTGGCTTTTGGGTCTAATCAATTTATGCCTCCTGGTAGAAtactgaagaagaagaagggtgtTTTGCCTTTAAAG GTGGTTTGTGTGGATTATCCAAGACCAGAGCTTGATAGTACTGTTAACTTTTTGGAAGCTGCGGCTTTGTCTGCTTCTTTTCGTGGCTCTCCTCGTCCAGCTAAGCCTTTGAAAGTTGTAATTGCTGGTGCAG GTTTGGCTGGTTTATCTACTGCGAAATACTTGGCAGATGCAGGTCATAAACCGATATTACTCGAAGCAAGAGATGTTTTAGGTGGAAAG GTGGCAGCATGGAAAGATGATGACGGTGACTGGTATGAGACCGGTCTACATATATTCT TTGGAGCTTATCCCAACGTACAGAACTTGTTCGGAGAGCTAGGTATTGATGATCGGTTGCAATGGAAAGAACATTCAATGATCTTTGCAATGCCCAGCAAGCCAGGAGAATTCAGCCGATTTGATTTCACCGATGCTCTGCCAGCTCCCTTAAATG GAATATGGGCCATTTTACGGAACAATGAGATGCTGACCTGGGCAGAAAAAGTCAAATTTGCAATTGGGCTTCTGCCTGCAATGGTAGGCGGACAGCCTTATGTCGAAGCTCAAGATGGTTTCACCGTCAAAGATTGGATGAGAAAGCAG GGCATACCTGATCGTGTAACAGATGAGGTCTTCATTGCCATGTCTAAGGCCTTAAACTTCATTAACCCAGATGAACTTTCAATGCAATGTATATTGATTGCTTTAAACCGATTTCTTCAG GAGAAGCATGGTTCCAAGATGGCTTTCCTAGATGGAAATCCCCCAGAGAGACTCTGTATGCCCATAGTCGATCATATCCAGTCATTGGGCGGTGAAGTCCGACTTAATTCCCGTATACAAAAAATCGACCTGAATGATGATGGAACTGTAAAGAAATTTTTACTAACTAATGGAAGTGAAATCGAAGGGGATGCATACGTGTTTGCCACACCAG TTGATATCCTCAAGCTTCTATTGCCCGAAAACTGGAAAGAGATTCCGTATTTCAAGAAATTGGATAAATTAGTTGGCGTCCCCGTTATTAATGTCCACATATG GTTCGACCGAAAATTGAAGAACACATATGATCACCTTCTTTTCAGCAG AAGTCCTCTCTTGAGTGTCTACGCCGATATGTCGGTAACTTGTAAG GAATATTACAATCCAAACCAGTCTATGCTAGAGTTGGTTTTCGCACCAGCAGAAGAATGGATTTCACGTAGCGACTCAGATATTATCGATGCTACGATGAAGGAGCTTTCTAAGCTCTTTCCTGATGAAATAGCAGCTGATCAGAGCAAAGCGAAAATCTTAAAGTACCATGTTGTAAAAACACCGAG GTCTGTCTATAAAACTGTTCCTGATTGCGAACCTTGTCGCCCCAGACAAAGATCTCCTCTTGAAGGTTTCTATTTAGCAGGTGACtacacaaaacaaaaatatttggCTTCAATGGAAGGTGCGGTTTTGTCAGGAAAGTTTTGTGCACAAGCAATTGTACAG GATTATGAGTTGCTTGCTGCTCGGGGTCAGAGAATTTTGGCCGAGGCTGGAAGTCGTTGA
- the LOC115722471 gene encoding uncharacterized protein LOC115722471, with the protein MDNPEQSQQQQMKKKKPLPSAKQLISHYESQGLDTQEASVKVIEDLQATLFRVITSGRAKKDKLLAEANRKLDSANSRLALIDSKLDSKPGYGASLAIGMASGLALNGLGTVLPHLSQIWSSVRSVSKDSPQ; encoded by the coding sequence ATGGATAATCCAGAACAGAGCCAACAGCagcagatgaagaagaagaagccatTGCCGTCGGCAAAGCAGCTGATATCCCACTACGAATCGCAGGGTCTGGACACCCAAGAAGCATCGGTGaaggtgatagaggatctccaGGCCACCCTCTTCAGAGTCATCACCTCCGGCCGAGCCAAGAAGGACAAGCTCTTAGCCGAAGCCAACCGGAAGCTCGACTCGGCAAACTCACGCCTCGCCCTTATCGACTCCAAGCTCGATTCTAAGCCCGGATATGGAGCAAGCTTGGCAATTGGAATGGCTTCTGGTCTTGCCTTGAATGGACTCGGAACTGTTCTTCCCCATCTTTCCCAGATTTGGAGCTCTGTTAGGTCTGTTAGTAAAGATTCTCCCCAatga